In Herbaspirillum seropedicae, a single window of DNA contains:
- a CDS encoding HlyD family efflux transporter periplasmic adaptor subunit, translating into MSHSDSQAAHTLAEEAKQRNEAASAAAAAQKRKKLFSIFGGVVAIAAIGYGAYWYLIGSRYVETDNAYTATEIATVTPAINGIVAAVDVVDTQAVKKGDVLVRIDDADARLAVDQAAADLDRTERKVKGFFANDAGLAAQVLAREAEQKRASAQLLSAQADLKRAEIDLQRREALAKSGSVSGEELSNARTALLTAQANLKAAEAAEVQSRANIKATQGAQKASTVLTANTTVDDNPEVVLARAKLEQAKLDLERTVLRAPVDGVIARRQVQVGQRVQSGATLLSVVPLQQMHVDANFKEGQLTKVRIGQPVTMKADLYGGSVEYHGVVTGLSGGTGSAFAVIPAQNATGNWIKVVQRLPVRISLDPKELAQRPLSVGLSMVVEIDTRGQIQAGDAQRKSARNDNAQAAAL; encoded by the coding sequence ATGTCCCATAGCGATTCCCAAGCCGCCCACACCCTGGCCGAAGAAGCCAAGCAACGCAATGAAGCCGCCAGCGCCGCGGCGGCCGCGCAAAAGCGCAAGAAGCTCTTTTCTATCTTTGGCGGCGTGGTCGCCATTGCCGCCATCGGCTATGGCGCTTACTGGTACCTGATCGGCTCGCGCTACGTCGAGACCGACAATGCCTACACCGCCACCGAGATCGCCACCGTCACCCCCGCCATCAATGGCATCGTGGCCGCCGTCGATGTGGTCGATACCCAGGCCGTCAAGAAGGGCGACGTGCTGGTGCGCATCGATGACGCCGATGCGCGCCTGGCGGTAGACCAGGCCGCTGCCGACCTGGATCGTACCGAACGCAAGGTCAAGGGCTTCTTCGCCAACGATGCCGGCCTGGCCGCCCAGGTGCTGGCGCGCGAAGCCGAGCAGAAGCGCGCCAGCGCCCAGTTGCTGTCGGCCCAGGCCGACCTCAAGCGCGCCGAGATCGATCTGCAGCGCCGCGAAGCGCTGGCCAAGTCGGGCTCGGTCTCGGGCGAAGAACTGAGCAACGCCCGCACCGCGCTGTTGACGGCCCAGGCCAACCTGAAGGCGGCCGAAGCGGCAGAAGTGCAATCACGCGCCAACATCAAGGCCACCCAGGGGGCGCAGAAGGCCAGCACCGTGCTGACCGCCAACACCACCGTGGACGACAACCCGGAAGTGGTGCTGGCGCGCGCCAAGCTGGAACAGGCCAAGCTGGACCTGGAACGCACGGTGCTGCGCGCCCCGGTCGATGGCGTCATCGCCCGTCGCCAGGTGCAGGTCGGCCAGCGCGTGCAGAGCGGCGCCACCCTGCTGTCGGTAGTGCCGCTGCAGCAGATGCACGTGGACGCCAACTTCAAGGAAGGCCAGTTGACCAAGGTGCGCATCGGCCAGCCGGTGACCATGAAGGCAGACCTCTATGGCGGTTCAGTGGAATACCACGGCGTGGTGACCGGCCTGTCCGGCGGCACCGGCTCGGCCTTTGCAGTGATCCCGGCGCAGAACGCCACCGGCAACTGGATCAAGGTGGTCCAGCGCCTGCCGGTGCGCATCTCGCTGGACCCCAAGGAGCTGGCGCAGCGTCCGCTGTCGGTAGGCCTGTCGATGGTGGTGGAGATCGATACGCGCGGCCAGATCCAGGCCGGTGACGCCCAGCGCAAGAGCGCCCGCAACGACAACGCCCAGGCTGCCGCGCTGTAA
- a CDS encoding efflux transporter outer membrane subunit, which translates to MNSNSSTLDLPIQPPQRSGRAWPRAVSVLAAVLAATLMAGCASFSDLGERAQPKSIDRYQSQQSLAASAVQAAWPSDQWWRVYGDAQLNALIDEALQSAPSMAVAKARLMKAEGAAQQQGAALYPQVSANASLDRMKQSYNNGVPPDFVPKDYNNATRATLDFSYEIDFWGKNRAALAAATSELEASRADAAQARITLATSIASAYAELAQLYAQRDTNEAALKVRVESLDLFNQRFTNGLETRGSVKQMEARRAIAQADLKATDESIGLQRNKLAALLGAGPDRGLQLTRPQIDLSRPFALPAQLPVELLGRRPDIVAARLRAEAAGKQIKVARAAFYPNVNLTAYFGFQSLGIDMLTRAGSDIGSIGPAISLPIFNGGRLRGQFRSASASYDEAVANYDQAVTQALQDVADVGVSEKALAGRLADVQAAADAAEEAYRIVSNRYNGGLATYLDVLNAQDTLISNLRQLSDLRSRMFTLDVALVRALGGGYRAADDSSSQNSADAPLHDTQAKG; encoded by the coding sequence ATGAATAGCAATTCATCAACCCTCGACCTGCCGATACAGCCGCCCCAGCGCTCCGGCCGCGCCTGGCCGCGCGCGGTATCAGTCTTAGCAGCCGTGCTGGCCGCCACGCTCATGGCTGGCTGCGCCTCCTTCAGCGACCTCGGCGAGCGCGCCCAGCCCAAGTCCATCGACCGCTACCAGAGCCAGCAAAGCCTGGCCGCCAGCGCGGTGCAGGCCGCCTGGCCGAGCGACCAATGGTGGCGGGTCTATGGCGACGCCCAGTTGAACGCCCTCATCGATGAAGCCCTGCAAAGCGCGCCCTCCATGGCGGTGGCCAAGGCGCGTCTGATGAAGGCCGAAGGTGCGGCCCAGCAGCAAGGCGCGGCGCTGTACCCGCAAGTGAGCGCCAACGCCTCGCTGGACCGGATGAAGCAGTCCTATAACAATGGGGTGCCGCCTGATTTCGTCCCCAAGGACTACAACAATGCCACCCGCGCCACCCTGGACTTCAGCTACGAGATCGACTTCTGGGGCAAGAACCGCGCAGCGCTGGCCGCCGCCACCTCGGAACTGGAAGCCAGCCGCGCCGACGCCGCCCAGGCCCGCATCACGCTGGCCACCTCGATCGCCTCGGCCTATGCCGAGCTGGCCCAGCTCTACGCCCAGCGCGATACCAACGAAGCCGCCCTCAAGGTGCGAGTGGAAAGCCTGGACCTGTTCAACCAGCGCTTCACCAACGGTCTGGAAACGCGCGGCTCGGTCAAGCAGATGGAAGCGCGCCGCGCCATCGCCCAGGCCGACCTGAAAGCCACCGACGAATCCATCGGCCTGCAACGCAACAAGCTGGCCGCCCTGCTGGGCGCGGGTCCGGATCGGGGACTACAGCTGACGCGCCCGCAGATCGACCTGTCCCGCCCCTTCGCCCTGCCGGCGCAATTGCCGGTGGAACTGCTGGGCCGGCGCCCCGACATCGTCGCCGCGCGCCTGCGCGCCGAGGCGGCTGGCAAGCAGATCAAGGTGGCGCGCGCGGCCTTCTATCCCAACGTCAACCTGACGGCCTATTTCGGCTTCCAGTCGCTGGGCATCGACATGCTCACCCGCGCCGGCTCCGATATCGGCAGCATCGGCCCGGCCATCTCACTGCCGATCTTCAATGGCGGTCGTCTGCGCGGGCAGTTCCGCTCGGCCAGCGCCAGCTATGACGAGGCCGTGGCCAACTATGACCAGGCCGTCACCCAGGCGCTGCAGGACGTGGCCGACGTCGGCGTGAGCGAAAAAGCCCTGGCCGGACGCCTGGCCGACGTGCAAGCCGCAGCGGACGCCGCCGAAGAGGCCTACCGCATCGTCAGCAACCGCTACAACGGCGGCCTGGCCACCTACCTCGACGTACTCAATGCGCAGGACACGCTCATCAGCAATCTGCGCCAGCTTTCCGATCTGCGATCGCGCATGTTCACCCTGGATGTGGCGCTGGTGCGCGCCCTGGGTGGCGGCTACCGCGCCGCCGACGACAGCAGCAGCCAGAACAGCGCCGACGCGCCCCTCCACGACACGCAAGCAAAAGGTTGA
- a CDS encoding DHA2 family efflux MFS transporter permease subunit, with protein MSSTLSADAAGAPAPAPQPAPFEAPLSGGQLVGAGILLAAANFIAVLDTTIANVSVSTIAGALGASTSQGTYVITSYAVAEAITVPLTGWLANRFGTVRVFILSMVMFGLFSALCGMANSLGMLIAFRVLQGLAGGPLMPLSQTLLLRIFPKEKAPAAVGLWAMTTLVAPIAGPILGGVLCDQYSWPYIFWINVPVALICGYIGWRMLKRYETKMSKLPIDRVGLVLMVVWVAALQLMLDEGKEKDWFASTEIVLLAVTAVVFFIAFLIWELTERNPIVDLRVFRHRGFTASVTTICLAFGAFFGSVVLTPLWLQGYMGYTATWSGCISALTGILAVMTAPMVAKMSTTIDARKLVCIGVTWLGFITFLRAFNTTDMSFFQIGWPLFLQGIGLPLFFVPLTGLALSSVNEEETASAAGLMSFCRTMAGAIATSIVNTSWENDATYFHAELSGLVDRGGDAIHTMMASGMSAEQATASLAQTVQNQAVMLSTNHIFMMAAVSFSLAALAVWLAPKPTRVADTSAAH; from the coding sequence ATGTCATCCACACTGAGCGCAGACGCGGCCGGCGCGCCCGCCCCGGCGCCGCAACCTGCGCCATTCGAAGCGCCCTTGAGCGGCGGCCAGCTGGTCGGCGCCGGCATCCTGCTGGCGGCGGCCAACTTCATCGCCGTGCTCGATACCACCATCGCCAACGTCTCGGTTTCCACCATTGCCGGGGCGCTGGGCGCCTCCACCAGCCAGGGCACCTACGTCATCACCTCCTATGCCGTGGCCGAGGCCATCACGGTGCCCTTGACCGGCTGGCTGGCCAACCGCTTTGGCACGGTGCGCGTGTTCATCCTGTCGATGGTGATGTTCGGGCTGTTCTCGGCGCTGTGCGGCATGGCCAATTCGCTGGGCATGCTGATCGCCTTCCGGGTCCTGCAAGGCCTGGCCGGCGGCCCCCTGATGCCGCTCTCGCAGACCCTGCTGCTGCGCATCTTCCCCAAGGAAAAAGCGCCCGCCGCCGTGGGCCTGTGGGCCATGACCACGCTGGTGGCGCCCATTGCCGGGCCGATCCTGGGCGGGGTGCTGTGCGACCAGTACAGCTGGCCCTACATCTTCTGGATCAACGTGCCGGTGGCGCTGATCTGCGGCTATATCGGCTGGCGCATGCTCAAGCGGTATGAAACCAAGATGTCCAAGCTGCCCATCGACCGGGTCGGCCTGGTGCTGATGGTGGTCTGGGTGGCCGCCCTGCAACTGATGCTGGACGAAGGCAAGGAAAAGGACTGGTTCGCCTCCACCGAGATCGTGCTGCTGGCGGTGACGGCCGTGGTGTTCTTCATCGCCTTCCTGATCTGGGAGCTGACCGAGCGCAATCCCATCGTCGACCTACGGGTATTCCGCCATCGCGGCTTCACCGCCAGCGTGACCACCATCTGCCTGGCCTTCGGCGCCTTCTTCGGCTCGGTGGTGCTCACGCCCCTCTGGCTGCAGGGCTACATGGGCTATACCGCCACCTGGTCAGGCTGCATCTCGGCGCTGACCGGCATCCTGGCCGTCATGACAGCACCGATGGTGGCCAAGATGTCCACCACCATCGATGCCCGCAAGCTGGTCTGCATCGGCGTGACCTGGCTGGGCTTCATCACCTTCCTGCGGGCCTTCAACACGACCGACATGTCCTTCTTCCAGATCGGCTGGCCGCTGTTCCTGCAGGGCATCGGGCTGCCGCTGTTCTTCGTGCCGCTGACCGGGCTGGCCTTGTCCAGCGTGAACGAAGAAGAAACCGCCTCGGCGGCGGGTCTGATGAGTTTCTGCCGCACCATGGCCGGCGCCATTGCCACCTCCATCGTCAACACCAGCTGGGAAAACGATGCCACCTACTTCCACGCCGAGTTGTCCGGCCTGGTCGATCGCGGTGGCGATGCCATCCATACCATGATGGCCTCAGGCATGAGCGCCGAACAGGCCACCGCCTCGCTGGCGCAGACAGTACAGAACCAGGCCGTGATGCTGTCCACCAATCACATCTTCATGATGGCGGCGGTGTCTTTCTCGCTGGCGGCCCTGGCCGTGTGGCTGGCTCCCAAGCCGACCCGGGTGGCTGACACCTCGGCGGCGCACTGA
- a CDS encoding TetR/AcrR family transcriptional regulator, with protein sequence MRKKSEERRQAMIDIAAEVFNEIGFEAASMAEISARIGGSKATLYNYFNSKEEIFVEVMIKQVGCQFEELFMALRNEDDVKGGLLRLARHYLRVVFRPEIVAVKRLGIYYAGKSNLGPLLYERGPKRGWTRIAEFLQAKMEEGKLHRTDPWLAAMQYRGLMEAEWMEVRMLNVVTDIAEDQLDASAQRAVEAFLYLYQPR encoded by the coding sequence ATGCGCAAGAAGAGTGAAGAACGCCGGCAAGCGATGATCGACATCGCTGCGGAGGTGTTCAACGAAATCGGTTTCGAAGCCGCTTCCATGGCGGAGATATCCGCCCGCATCGGCGGCTCCAAGGCCACGCTGTACAACTATTTCAACTCCAAGGAAGAGATCTTCGTGGAGGTGATGATCAAGCAGGTGGGATGTCAGTTTGAAGAACTGTTCATGGCCCTGCGCAATGAAGACGATGTGAAAGGCGGTTTATTGCGCCTGGCGCGACATTATTTGCGGGTGGTGTTCCGGCCGGAGATCGTCGCGGTCAAGCGGCTCGGCATCTACTATGCCGGCAAGTCCAATCTGGGCCCGCTGCTCTACGAGCGCGGCCCCAAGCGCGGCTGGACGCGCATTGCCGAATTCCTCCAGGCCAAGATGGAGGAGGGCAAGCTGCACCGCACCGATCCCTGGCTGGCCGCCATGCAGTACCGCGGCCTGATGGAGGCCGAATGGATGGAAGTGCGCATGCTCAACGTGGTCACCGACATCGCCGAGGACCAGCTGGACGCCTCGGCACAGCGGGCGGTGGAGGCTTTCCTGTATCTGTACCAGCCGCGCTGA
- the xdhB gene encoding xanthine dehydrogenase molybdopterin binding subunit, which yields MNQHTEAFLAPLAQPPHDWAAVGKPHPHESARLHVTGEAVYTDDIPELRGTLHAALGLSQKAHARVRAIDLEKVKAAPGVKAVFTAADIPGDNECGAILHDDPVLADGLVQYVGQPLFIVVADSHELARRAARLAVIDYEELPAILTPRQAHAAQSYVLPPMHLSRGEPAIALALAPHRLRGQFDVGGQEQFYLEGQISYAIPKEGRGMHVYCSTQHPSEMQHHVATVLGLASHDVLVECRRMGGGFGGKESQSALWACAAAVAAARLQRPVKLRADRDDDMMVTGKRHCFAYDYEIGYDDHGRIVAAKIEMISRAGFSADLSGPVATRAVCHFDNAYYLSDVDIRAMCGKTNTQSNTAFRGFGGPQGALAIEYIIDDIARHLGRDPLEIRRNNFYGPSDEEGPQARNVTHYGQKVEDNIIPALVDQLERSSRYQERRQAVAAFNAGSTVLKKGLALTPVKFGISFNVPHLNQAGALVHVYTDGSVLVNHGGTEMGQGLNTKVAQVVAHTLGVPLERVRCSATDTSKVANTSATAASTGSDLNGKAAQDAALQVRTRLAQVAATLLGVEPTAVRFADGRVMAGAQSMAFAELVMKAYLQRVQLWSDGFYSTPKVHWDAKRMHGHPFFYFAYAAAVSEVVIDTLTGEWKLLQADLLYDAGQSLNPALDIGQVEGGFIQGMGWLTTEELWWNKDGKLMTHAPSTYKIPAISDCPARLRTELFQNRNVSDTIHRSKAVGEPPLLLPFSVFLAIRDAVSAVGGHRVNPPLRAPATSEAILDAVDAVRAATASR from the coding sequence ATGAACCAACATACCGAAGCCTTCCTCGCCCCGCTGGCCCAGCCGCCCCATGACTGGGCCGCCGTGGGCAAGCCGCATCCGCACGAATCGGCGCGGCTGCACGTCACCGGCGAGGCCGTCTATACGGACGACATCCCCGAACTGCGCGGCACCCTGCATGCAGCGCTGGGCCTATCGCAGAAGGCCCATGCCCGGGTGCGCGCCATCGACCTGGAAAAAGTGAAGGCTGCGCCGGGCGTGAAGGCCGTCTTTACCGCCGCCGATATCCCTGGTGACAATGAATGCGGCGCCATCCTCCATGATGACCCGGTGCTGGCCGACGGCCTGGTGCAATACGTGGGCCAGCCCCTGTTCATCGTGGTGGCCGACAGCCATGAACTGGCCCGCCGTGCTGCGCGCCTGGCGGTGATCGACTACGAAGAGCTGCCCGCCATCCTTACCCCGCGCCAGGCCCATGCCGCCCAGTCCTATGTGCTGCCGCCCATGCATCTGTCGCGCGGCGAACCGGCCATTGCACTGGCGCTGGCGCCGCACCGGCTGCGCGGGCAGTTCGATGTGGGCGGACAGGAGCAGTTCTATCTCGAAGGCCAGATTTCCTATGCCATCCCCAAGGAGGGGCGCGGCATGCATGTGTATTGCTCCACGCAGCATCCCAGCGAGATGCAGCACCACGTGGCCACCGTGCTGGGCCTGGCCTCGCACGATGTGCTGGTGGAATGCCGGCGCATGGGCGGCGGCTTCGGCGGCAAGGAATCGCAATCGGCGCTATGGGCCTGCGCGGCAGCGGTGGCGGCGGCGCGGTTGCAGCGTCCGGTCAAGCTGCGCGCCGATCGTGACGATGACATGATGGTCACCGGCAAGCGCCATTGCTTCGCCTATGACTACGAGATCGGCTATGACGACCACGGCCGCATCGTGGCGGCGAAGATCGAGATGATTTCGCGCGCGGGATTTTCCGCCGACCTCTCCGGGCCGGTGGCCACGCGGGCGGTCTGCCACTTCGATAATGCCTACTACCTCTCCGACGTGGACATCCGCGCCATGTGCGGCAAGACCAACACCCAGTCCAACACGGCGTTCCGCGGCTTTGGCGGCCCGCAGGGGGCGCTGGCCATCGAATACATCATCGACGACATCGCCCGCCATCTCGGACGCGATCCGCTGGAGATCCGCCGCAACAACTTCTACGGCCCCAGCGACGAGGAAGGACCGCAAGCCCGCAACGTCACCCACTACGGCCAGAAGGTCGAAGACAACATCATCCCTGCACTGGTGGACCAGCTCGAACGCAGCAGCCGCTACCAGGAGCGCCGCCAGGCCGTGGCCGCATTCAATGCCGGCAGCACGGTGCTCAAGAAAGGCCTGGCGCTCACGCCGGTGAAGTTCGGCATTTCCTTCAACGTGCCGCACCTGAACCAGGCCGGTGCGCTGGTGCATGTCTATACCGATGGCTCGGTGCTGGTCAATCACGGCGGCACCGAGATGGGACAAGGGCTCAATACCAAGGTGGCGCAAGTGGTGGCGCACACGCTGGGCGTGCCGCTGGAACGGGTGCGCTGCAGCGCCACCGACACCAGCAAGGTCGCCAATACCTCCGCCACCGCCGCCTCCACCGGCAGCGATCTGAACGGCAAGGCGGCACAGGATGCAGCCTTGCAGGTCCGCACCCGGCTGGCGCAGGTTGCGGCCACACTGTTGGGTGTGGAGCCGACGGCGGTGCGCTTTGCCGACGGACGGGTGATGGCCGGCGCGCAATCGATGGCCTTTGCAGAACTGGTGATGAAGGCTTACCTGCAACGGGTGCAGCTCTGGTCCGACGGCTTCTATTCCACCCCCAAGGTGCATTGGGACGCCAAGCGCATGCACGGCCATCCCTTCTTCTACTTCGCCTATGCGGCGGCGGTGTCGGAAGTGGTGATCGACACCCTGACCGGCGAATGGAAGCTGTTGCAGGCCGACCTGCTCTACGACGCCGGCCAGAGCCTGAACCCGGCGCTGGATATCGGCCAGGTCGAAGGTGGCTTCATCCAGGGCATGGGCTGGCTGACCACCGAAGAACTGTGGTGGAACAAGGACGGCAAGCTGATGACCCACGCCCCCTCCACCTACAAGATCCCGGCCATCTCCGATTGCCCGGCCCGGCTGCGCACGGAGCTGTTCCAGAACAGGAATGTCTCCGACACCATCCACCGCTCCAAGGCAGTGGGCGAGCCGCCGCTACTGTTGCCGTTCTCGGTGTTCCTGGCCATCCGTGACGCGGTCTCGGCGGTGGGCGGCCATCGTGTCAATCCGCCGCTGCGCGCACCGGCCACCAGCGAGGCCATCCTGGATGCTGTGGATGCGGTGCGGGCCGCCACGGCCTCGCGCTGA
- the xdhC gene encoding xanthine dehydrogenase accessory protein XdhC, which produces MTTWLAALRRMQRDATPAVLVTVAQIQGSTPRAPGARMLYTADTQFDTIGGGHLEWRAAQMARAMLQAPLGQLAGQRRLERIALGPSLGQCCGGVVFLCFERIATDDEAMRTWQALEQSWSSGQDLWRAVPLDHAGAQLLIEGNIEDLPPDAYAHGLPPDTLGQQRQTRLLRDAQGRRWLLDWCHASRPQVVLCGAGHVGQAIVAVLSTLPCRVLWVDAREEMFPPGLPPQIRTEATDVPNAAVDMADPGAYFLVMTHSHALDQQLSERILKRQDVAWFGLIGSLTKRRQFEHRLAERGFSAAQLERITCPIGIDGIDGKEPASIAIAVVAQLLQLWEKRQAAPELQPSPAVLATHALDGRG; this is translated from the coding sequence ATGACGACATGGCTAGCCGCCCTGCGCAGGATGCAGCGAGATGCGACACCAGCGGTGCTGGTCACGGTGGCGCAGATCCAGGGTTCGACGCCTCGTGCGCCGGGTGCGCGCATGCTCTATACCGCCGATACCCAGTTCGACACCATCGGCGGCGGCCATCTGGAATGGCGTGCCGCGCAGATGGCCCGCGCCATGCTGCAGGCCCCGCTCGGCCAGCTGGCGGGCCAGCGCCGGCTGGAGCGTATCGCCCTCGGTCCCAGTCTGGGGCAATGCTGTGGCGGCGTGGTGTTTCTCTGCTTCGAACGCATCGCTACCGATGATGAGGCGATGCGCACCTGGCAGGCGCTGGAGCAGTCCTGGTCCAGCGGACAAGACCTCTGGCGCGCGGTACCGCTGGATCACGCTGGCGCGCAGTTGTTGATCGAAGGGAACATTGAAGACCTGCCACCCGATGCCTACGCGCACGGCCTGCCGCCGGACACGCTGGGGCAACAACGGCAGACCCGCCTGCTGCGCGATGCACAAGGCCGGCGCTGGCTGCTGGACTGGTGCCACGCCTCGCGGCCCCAGGTGGTGCTGTGCGGCGCTGGCCACGTCGGCCAGGCCATCGTGGCGGTCTTGTCCACGCTGCCCTGCCGCGTGCTATGGGTCGATGCGCGGGAAGAGATGTTCCCGCCCGGACTGCCTCCGCAGATCCGCACCGAGGCGACCGATGTCCCCAATGCGGCGGTCGACATGGCCGATCCCGGCGCGTATTTTCTGGTGATGACCCACAGCCATGCGCTGGACCAGCAATTGAGCGAGCGCATCCTCAAGCGCCAGGACGTGGCATGGTTCGGACTGATCGGCTCGCTCACCAAGCGTAGGCAGTTCGAGCACAGGCTGGCCGAGCGCGGCTTCAGCGCCGCCCAGCTGGAACGCATCACCTGCCCCATCGGCATCGACGGCATCGATGGCAAGGAGCCTGCCAGCATTGCCATCGCCGTGGTGGCGCAACTGCTGCAACTATGGGAAAAGCGCCAGGCTGCACCAGAGCTGCAACCCTCTCCAGCGGTCCTGGCCACACACGCTCTGGACGGCAGAGGCTGA
- the guaD gene encoding guanine deaminase: MNTPLHAYRASLLYFTNDPAFDEHATRWHSDGLLLVQDGKIRAAGDYAELSASLPPEAVTEDLRGKILCPGFIDTHVHYPQTDIIGSPAPGLLPWLDNYTFPAERRFQQPEHAAEVADFFLAELLRNGTTSAAVYCTVHPQSVDAFFAASHARNLRMVAGKCLMDRHAPDFLRDTAESGVRESEALIGRWHNKGRQHYAITVRFAPTSTHEQMKLAGELAAQYPDTYIQTHVAENTDEVKWVKELYPDARSYLDVYDGYGLMRQRALYAHCIWLDDQDRARMAATQSAATLCPTSNLFLGSGLFDFARADAARLPLSVATDVGGGTSFSMLQTMNELYKVARMGGTYLPAQRMFYLATLGGARALQLEGTIGSFTPGCDADFIVLDPQATPLLARRSATTENLEEQLFALAILGDDRAVAATYSAGVRVHQR, from the coding sequence ATGAACACACCCTTGCACGCCTATCGCGCCAGCCTGCTGTACTTCACCAACGACCCGGCCTTCGACGAGCACGCGACCCGCTGGCATAGCGATGGCCTGCTGCTGGTGCAGGACGGCAAGATCCGCGCCGCTGGCGACTACGCCGAGCTGTCGGCCAGTCTGCCGCCGGAGGCCGTCACCGAAGACCTGCGCGGCAAGATCCTCTGCCCCGGCTTCATCGACACCCACGTCCACTACCCGCAGACCGACATCATCGGCTCGCCCGCCCCCGGCCTCCTACCCTGGCTGGACAACTACACCTTCCCCGCCGAACGCCGCTTCCAGCAGCCTGAGCATGCGGCAGAGGTGGCCGACTTCTTCCTGGCCGAACTGCTGCGCAACGGCACCACCAGCGCAGCGGTGTATTGCACGGTACACCCGCAATCGGTAGACGCCTTCTTCGCCGCCAGCCATGCCCGCAACCTGCGCATGGTGGCCGGCAAGTGCCTGATGGATCGCCATGCCCCCGACTTCCTGCGCGACACGGCCGAATCGGGCGTGCGCGAGAGCGAAGCACTGATCGGCCGCTGGCACAACAAGGGGCGCCAGCACTATGCGATCACGGTGCGTTTCGCTCCCACCTCCACGCATGAACAGATGAAACTGGCGGGTGAATTGGCCGCACAGTATCCGGATACCTATATCCAGACCCATGTGGCCGAGAATACCGATGAAGTGAAGTGGGTCAAGGAGCTGTATCCGGATGCGCGCAGCTATCTGGATGTCTATGACGGCTACGGCCTCATGCGCCAGCGGGCGCTGTATGCCCACTGCATCTGGCTGGATGACCAGGACCGCGCCCGCATGGCCGCCACGCAATCGGCGGCGACGCTGTGTCCGACCTCCAACCTGTTCCTGGGCAGCGGCCTGTTCGACTTCGCCCGCGCCGATGCGGCGCGCCTGCCCTTGTCAGTGGCCACCGACGTGGGCGGCGGCACCAGCTTCTCGATGTTGCAGACCATGAACGAGCTGTACAAGGTGGCGCGCATGGGCGGCACCTATCTGCCGGCCCAGCGCATGTTCTACCTGGCCACGCTGGGCGGCGCCCGCGCCTTGCAGCTGGAAGGGACCATCGGCAGCTTCACCCCCGGCTGCGACGCCGACTTCATCGTCCTCGATCCCCAGGCCACGCCCTTGCTGGCGCGCCGCAGCGCCACCACCGAGAACCTGGAAGAACAACTCTTCGCGCTGGCCATCCTGGGGGATGACCGGGCTGTTGCGGCGACCTACTCGGCGGGGGTGCGGGTGCATCAGCGCTGA